From one Triticum urartu cultivar G1812 chromosome 3, Tu2.1, whole genome shotgun sequence genomic stretch:
- the LOC125543803 gene encoding chromatin modification-related protein EAF1 A-like isoform X2, translating into MGKACFCGQVDTEPCSMGGIVECGLSTDTKTSPRRVAIEKAQEELRQEYDVREERRRELEFLVKGGNPLDFKLGHVVSLSVQSTSVTDQIAEQNVMSEAKGSFTFAASPHGDSFGSSGRPGSSCREANTADNLMLLDGDTSKIGGEKLVKRGTKRSNTPQPEMSFCNDGQNNTKEAEDSGLFRHGAKSQAYARRRSKSSRENVNTVPIRSPPVPPLSSHREDTKGVVQEAKNDDHGASSSAAPIPRSSNGNDMLNNAPNNQMAVKMCSVQAIHEGRQEEKQEITNNQHVTLAPEISSNSVFDNSQHAGGGQMPSAAASAESPHAITKEASSRTASLPSTHNEIFREAHTPEKADISCSDKRMVYAHAVDIENEASVLQPAIETARSNENEVDLTCTDATKTTDEHSGKNANFVSVKVGENSDEGLSNTVPGDNDNKRDDQLEGRSSPTAVVDGCAVVHPEVCTAVKDEIEVCNDVADLQKDTGRPATSDHNKVTKEAGSDLDRNNNCSSALSGSDKLASVDVPPASLTEDMPNPVLSTKYSTCNFDNDVTKCSRNDARVTKKECEDPIMIKKEYEDSILRRARFIELNVKRAGEQALCNISLEKKRKSHWEFVLEEMAWMANDFMQERLWRSTAAAQMCNWIASSGRAAFEEAIVHRKQKSAARILAKGIINFWRSAETLRATSGEIPKASQIEKSKGIEEMKLAGTKAEKELGDESFEQEKPRWSHHHYIQSYALRFLEFNCNVSECLSLAEAPSTPDRLNDFGILKVPDELSETNLFYEVAPGAMHTYRESVGCISVYNKKFVNTEHKEDYEPSTCDYVPDLHRENAYEDDEAEAYTYLLPETYDGGLASKSSHKKKQQQRMNGRRPYDNGVDLPYDPCSESKPGNHPFLSNSKRPPDFLSIPTKRIRTAARQRVASPFSAGVAGTPQFTSKTDASSGDTNSCQDDQSSLQGGFVPRKNADIESTVDFDRQFIYDGSEVSTKSKKKKKPKHPGYKAPQSVTESYTLMSGKAIAHDPRPQVDLIAQYEQVLCLAVCD; encoded by the exons ATGGGCAAAGCTTGCTTCTGTGGTCAAGTGGATACTGAGCCGTGCTCTATGGGAGGAATTGTTGAATGTGGTCTGAGCACTGACACAAAAACTTCCCCTCGCCGTGTGGCCATAGAGAAAGCTCAGGAGGAGCTGAG GCAGGAATATGATGTCCGTGAAGAACGGAGGAGGGAGCTTGAGTTTTTAGTTAAG GGAGGCAATCCCTTGGATTTCAAACTTGGACATGTAGTGTCGCTGAGTGTACAGTCCACTTCTGTCACAGATCAGATAGCCGAACAAAATGTGATGAG TGAAGCAAAAGGTAGTTTCACATTTGCTGCATCACCTCATGGAGATTCGTTTGGTAGTAGTGGCAGACCAGGAAGTTCATGTCGTGAAGCCAACACAGCTGATAATCTTATGCTTTTAGATGGAGATACCAGCAAAATAGGTGGGGAGAAACTTGTGAAACGCGGTACTAAAAGAAGTAACACACCTCAACCCGAGATGTCCTTTTGCAATGATGGCCAGAATAACACAAAAGAAGCTGAAGATTCTGGTCTGTTCCGCCATGGGGCAAAGAGCCAAGCGTATGCTCGACGCAGGTCAAAGTCAAGCAGGGAGAATGTAAATACTGTGCCTATTAGGTCTCCACCAGTTCCTCCTTTAAGTTCTCATCGGGAAGATACAAAAGGTGTAGTACAAGAAGCAAAaaatgatgatcatggcgcctcATCCAGTGCGGCTCCAATACCGAGAAGTTCAAATGGTAACGATATGTTGAATAATGCGCCAAATAATCAAATGGCAGTGAAGATGTGCAGTGTTCAAGCAATTCATGAAGGCAGGCAAGAAGAAAAACAGGAAATAACGAACAACCAACATGTTACTCTAGCTCCCGAAATCTCATCAAACAGTGTGTTTGATAATTCACAGCATGCTGGAGGTGGCCAGATGCCTAGTGCAGCTGCTTCTGCCGAATCTCCTCATGCTATTACAAAAGAAGCTTCTTCAAGGACAGCTTCTTTGCCATCTACACACAACGAAATCTTTAGAGAAGCACACACTCCTGAAAAGGCAGATATCAGTTGCTCTGACAAAAGAATGGTTTATGCTCATGCAGTTGATATCGAAAATGAGGCTTCTGTTCTGCAGCCAGCCATAGAAACTGCTAGATCTAATGAAAATGAAGTGGATCTAACTTGTACAGATGCCACCAAGACTACTGATGAGCATTCAGGTAAAAATGCTAATTTTGTATCAGTGAAGGTTGGTGAAAATTCTGATGAAGGCTTGAGTAACACAGTACCTGGTGATAACGACAACAAAAGAGATGACCAACTGGAAGGCCGTAGCAGCCCCACTGCTGTGGTTGACGGATGTGCTGTTGTACATCCAGAAGTCTGCACTGCTGTGAAAGATGAAATTGAAGTTTGTAACGACGTGGCTGACTTGCAAAAGGATACAGGACGTCCTGCTACTTCTGACCACAACAAAGTGACTAAGGAGGCAGGTTCTGATTTGGATAGAAACAACAACTGTTCCAGTGCTTTGAGTGGCTCCGATAAGTTGGCTTCTGTTGATGTGCCCCCTGCTTCGCTCACAGAGGATATGCCTAATCCTGTGCTATCAACTAAATATTCTACATGTAACTTTGACAACGATGTTACAAAATGTAGCCGAAATGATGCAAGAGTTACGAAAAAGGAATGTGAAGATCCTATTATGATAAAGAAGGAATATGAAGATTCTATCCTTAGAAGGGCTCGGTTTATAGAG CTGAACGTTAAGAGAGCTGGTGAACAAGCTCTTTGCAATATTTCTTTGGAGAAGAAGCGGAAAAGTCACTGGGAATTTGTTCTGGAGGAGATGGCTTGGATGGCAAATGATTTCATGCAG GAGCGTCTGTGGAGAAGTACAGCTGCAGCCCAGATGTGCAACTGGATTGCTTCCAGTGGCCGAGCAGCATTTGAAGAAGCTATTGTTCACAGAAAGCAGAAATCTGCTGCTAGAATTCTGGCCAAGGGCATAATCAATTTTTGGCGTTCAGCTGAGACTTTACGAGCTACTAGTGGTGAGATTCCTAAAGCGTCACAAATAGAGAAATCAAAGGGGATTGAAGAAATGAAGCTTGCTGGCACCAAAGCAGAAAAAGAACTG GGTGATGAATCCTTTGAACAAGAGAAGCCTAGGTGGTCTCACCACCATTATATTCAGAGTTACGCTCTTCGGTTTCTGGAGTTCAACTGTAATGTGTCTGAGTGTCTTTCATTAGCTGAAGCACCATCAACTCCAGACAGGCTAAATGATTTTGGCATTTTAAAAGTGCCAGATGAACTTTCAGAA ACAAATCTCTTTTATGAGGTAGCCCCTGGTGCAATGCACACATACAGAGAGTCTGTGGGGTGTATATCTGTTTATAATAAG AAATTTGTTAACACTGAACACAAGGAGGATTATGAGCCATCTACATGCGATTATGTTCCAG ATTTACATAGGGAAAATGCATATGAAGATGATGAAGCCGAGGCATACACTTATTTATTGCCTGAAACATATGATGGTGGCTTGGCATCGAAATCGAGTCACAAGAAGAAACAACAGCAGAGGATGAATGGCAGAAGGCCGTATGATAATGGTGTTGATCTGCCTTATGATCCATGCTCGGAGAGCAAGCCAGGAAACCATCCATTTTTATCGAATAGTAAAAGACCTCCAGATTTCCTTTCCATTCCTACAAAACGCATACGGACAGCTGCTAGACAGCGAGTTGCAAGCCCATTCTCTGCTGGTGTTGCCGGAACCCCTCAGTTCACAAGTAAAACAGATGCCTCTAGTGGAGACACAAACTCCTGCCAAGATGATCAAAGTTCATTACAAGGCGGTTTTGTCCCCAGGAAGAATGCAGATATTGAATCCACTGTTGACTTTGACAGACAATTTATATATGATGGCAGTGAGGTGTCTACTAagtctaaaaagaagaaaaagccTAAGCACCCCGGGTACAAGGCACCACAAAGTGTGACCGAGTCCTATACCTTGATGTCTGGAAAG GCCATTGCCCATGATCCTAGGCCTCAGGTTGATTTGATTGCTCAATATGAGCAGGTATTATGTTTAGCTGTATGTGATTAA
- the LOC125543803 gene encoding chromatin modification-related protein EAF1 A-like isoform X1, giving the protein MGKACFCGQVDTEPCSMGGIVECGLSTDTKTSPRRVAIEKAQEELRQEYDVREERRRELEFLVKGGNPLDFKLGHVVSLSVQSTSVTDQIAEQNVMSEAKGSFTFAASPHGDSFGSSGRPGSSCREANTADNLMLLDGDTSKIGGEKLVKRGTKRSNTPQPEMSFCNDGQNNTKEAEDSGLFRHGAKSQAYARRRSKSSRENVNTVPIRSPPVPPLSSHREDTKGVVQEAKNDDHGASSSAAPIPRSSNGNDMLNNAPNNQMAVKMCSVQAIHEGRQEEKQEITNNQHVTLAPEISSNSVFDNSQHAGGGQMPSAAASAESPHAITKEASSRTASLPSTHNEIFREAHTPEKADISCSDKRMVYAHAVDIENEASVLQPAIETARSNENEVDLTCTDATKTTDEHSGKNANFVSVKVGENSDEGLSNTVPGDNDNKRDDQLEGRSSPTAVVDGCAVVHPEVCTAVKDEIEVCNDVADLQKDTGRPATSDHNKVTKEAGSDLDRNNNCSSALSGSDKLASVDVPPASLTEDMPNPVLSTKYSTCNFDNDVTKCSRNDARVTKKECEDPIMIKKEYEDSILRRARFIELNVKRAGEQALCNISLEKKRKSHWEFVLEEMAWMANDFMQERLWRSTAAAQMCNWIASSGRAAFEEAIVHRKQKSAARILAKGIINFWRSAETLRATSGEIPKASQIEKSKGIEEMKLAGTKAEKELGDESFEQEKPRWSHHHYIQSYALRFLEFNCNVSECLSLAEAPSTPDRLNDFGILKVPDELSETNLFYEVAPGAMHTYRESVGCISVYNKKFVNTEHKEDYEPSTCDYVPDLHRENAYEDDEAEAYTYLLPETYDGGLASKSSHKKKQQQRMNGRRPYDNGVDLPYDPCSESKPGNHPFLSNSKRPPDFLSIPTKRIRTAARQRVASPFSAGVAGTPQFTSKTDASSGDTNSCQDDQSSLQGGFVPRKNADIESTVDFDRQFIYDGSEVSTKSKKKKKPKHPGYKAPQSVTESYTLMSGKKDYLKKRQEANQFDSNGNTVVNGQHASKKTKLLHQAPDISLEALTPVGPLASPAASQMSNMVNPTKIIKIITNRDRGRKSKALKEAFPSHWLLNCSMRFLMSQLGLGTN; this is encoded by the exons ATGGGCAAAGCTTGCTTCTGTGGTCAAGTGGATACTGAGCCGTGCTCTATGGGAGGAATTGTTGAATGTGGTCTGAGCACTGACACAAAAACTTCCCCTCGCCGTGTGGCCATAGAGAAAGCTCAGGAGGAGCTGAG GCAGGAATATGATGTCCGTGAAGAACGGAGGAGGGAGCTTGAGTTTTTAGTTAAG GGAGGCAATCCCTTGGATTTCAAACTTGGACATGTAGTGTCGCTGAGTGTACAGTCCACTTCTGTCACAGATCAGATAGCCGAACAAAATGTGATGAG TGAAGCAAAAGGTAGTTTCACATTTGCTGCATCACCTCATGGAGATTCGTTTGGTAGTAGTGGCAGACCAGGAAGTTCATGTCGTGAAGCCAACACAGCTGATAATCTTATGCTTTTAGATGGAGATACCAGCAAAATAGGTGGGGAGAAACTTGTGAAACGCGGTACTAAAAGAAGTAACACACCTCAACCCGAGATGTCCTTTTGCAATGATGGCCAGAATAACACAAAAGAAGCTGAAGATTCTGGTCTGTTCCGCCATGGGGCAAAGAGCCAAGCGTATGCTCGACGCAGGTCAAAGTCAAGCAGGGAGAATGTAAATACTGTGCCTATTAGGTCTCCACCAGTTCCTCCTTTAAGTTCTCATCGGGAAGATACAAAAGGTGTAGTACAAGAAGCAAAaaatgatgatcatggcgcctcATCCAGTGCGGCTCCAATACCGAGAAGTTCAAATGGTAACGATATGTTGAATAATGCGCCAAATAATCAAATGGCAGTGAAGATGTGCAGTGTTCAAGCAATTCATGAAGGCAGGCAAGAAGAAAAACAGGAAATAACGAACAACCAACATGTTACTCTAGCTCCCGAAATCTCATCAAACAGTGTGTTTGATAATTCACAGCATGCTGGAGGTGGCCAGATGCCTAGTGCAGCTGCTTCTGCCGAATCTCCTCATGCTATTACAAAAGAAGCTTCTTCAAGGACAGCTTCTTTGCCATCTACACACAACGAAATCTTTAGAGAAGCACACACTCCTGAAAAGGCAGATATCAGTTGCTCTGACAAAAGAATGGTTTATGCTCATGCAGTTGATATCGAAAATGAGGCTTCTGTTCTGCAGCCAGCCATAGAAACTGCTAGATCTAATGAAAATGAAGTGGATCTAACTTGTACAGATGCCACCAAGACTACTGATGAGCATTCAGGTAAAAATGCTAATTTTGTATCAGTGAAGGTTGGTGAAAATTCTGATGAAGGCTTGAGTAACACAGTACCTGGTGATAACGACAACAAAAGAGATGACCAACTGGAAGGCCGTAGCAGCCCCACTGCTGTGGTTGACGGATGTGCTGTTGTACATCCAGAAGTCTGCACTGCTGTGAAAGATGAAATTGAAGTTTGTAACGACGTGGCTGACTTGCAAAAGGATACAGGACGTCCTGCTACTTCTGACCACAACAAAGTGACTAAGGAGGCAGGTTCTGATTTGGATAGAAACAACAACTGTTCCAGTGCTTTGAGTGGCTCCGATAAGTTGGCTTCTGTTGATGTGCCCCCTGCTTCGCTCACAGAGGATATGCCTAATCCTGTGCTATCAACTAAATATTCTACATGTAACTTTGACAACGATGTTACAAAATGTAGCCGAAATGATGCAAGAGTTACGAAAAAGGAATGTGAAGATCCTATTATGATAAAGAAGGAATATGAAGATTCTATCCTTAGAAGGGCTCGGTTTATAGAG CTGAACGTTAAGAGAGCTGGTGAACAAGCTCTTTGCAATATTTCTTTGGAGAAGAAGCGGAAAAGTCACTGGGAATTTGTTCTGGAGGAGATGGCTTGGATGGCAAATGATTTCATGCAG GAGCGTCTGTGGAGAAGTACAGCTGCAGCCCAGATGTGCAACTGGATTGCTTCCAGTGGCCGAGCAGCATTTGAAGAAGCTATTGTTCACAGAAAGCAGAAATCTGCTGCTAGAATTCTGGCCAAGGGCATAATCAATTTTTGGCGTTCAGCTGAGACTTTACGAGCTACTAGTGGTGAGATTCCTAAAGCGTCACAAATAGAGAAATCAAAGGGGATTGAAGAAATGAAGCTTGCTGGCACCAAAGCAGAAAAAGAACTG GGTGATGAATCCTTTGAACAAGAGAAGCCTAGGTGGTCTCACCACCATTATATTCAGAGTTACGCTCTTCGGTTTCTGGAGTTCAACTGTAATGTGTCTGAGTGTCTTTCATTAGCTGAAGCACCATCAACTCCAGACAGGCTAAATGATTTTGGCATTTTAAAAGTGCCAGATGAACTTTCAGAA ACAAATCTCTTTTATGAGGTAGCCCCTGGTGCAATGCACACATACAGAGAGTCTGTGGGGTGTATATCTGTTTATAATAAG AAATTTGTTAACACTGAACACAAGGAGGATTATGAGCCATCTACATGCGATTATGTTCCAG ATTTACATAGGGAAAATGCATATGAAGATGATGAAGCCGAGGCATACACTTATTTATTGCCTGAAACATATGATGGTGGCTTGGCATCGAAATCGAGTCACAAGAAGAAACAACAGCAGAGGATGAATGGCAGAAGGCCGTATGATAATGGTGTTGATCTGCCTTATGATCCATGCTCGGAGAGCAAGCCAGGAAACCATCCATTTTTATCGAATAGTAAAAGACCTCCAGATTTCCTTTCCATTCCTACAAAACGCATACGGACAGCTGCTAGACAGCGAGTTGCAAGCCCATTCTCTGCTGGTGTTGCCGGAACCCCTCAGTTCACAAGTAAAACAGATGCCTCTAGTGGAGACACAAACTCCTGCCAAGATGATCAAAGTTCATTACAAGGCGGTTTTGTCCCCAGGAAGAATGCAGATATTGAATCCACTGTTGACTTTGACAGACAATTTATATATGATGGCAGTGAGGTGTCTACTAagtctaaaaagaagaaaaagccTAAGCACCCCGGGTACAAGGCACCACAAAGTGTGACCGAGTCCTATACCTTGATGTCTGGAAAG AAGGATTATTTGAAGAAAAGACAGGAGGCTAATCAGTTTGATTCAAATGGGAATACTG TGGTAAATGGTCAGCATGCTTCTAAGAAGACTAAACTGTTACATCAAGCGCCAGATATTTCATTAGAGGCTCTTACACCAGTTGGCCCACTGGCTTCTCCGGCAGCATCACAAATGAGTAACATGGTAAACCCGACGAAGATTATAAAGATCATCACTAATCGGGATCGTGGAAGAAAAAGTAAAGCACTGAAG GAAGCTTTTCCTTCTCATTGGTTGCTGAACTGCAGTATGCGCTTCCTTATGTCACAACTAGGGCTGGGAACTAACTGA